In one window of Photorhabdus laumondii subsp. laumondii DNA:
- the truD gene encoding tRNA pseudouridine(13) synthase TruD has protein sequence MVLAELNWLYGQPEATGILKASPEDFIVCEDLGFSPDGEGEHLMVHIRKTGCNTQFVADSLARFAGIPSRSVSYAGLKDRHAVTEQWFCLHLPGKQEPDFASFQLEGCEILTTARQKRKLRIGALKGNSFTLILREISHHQLVENRLRLIQQGGVPNYFGEQRFGRDGQNLIQAQRWANNEIRVKERSKRSFYLSASRSAMFNAVASARIALKQQQQVIKGDALQLTGRGSWFVADETELPLLQQRVIDGELQITAPLPGDGELGTQHQAADFERQYLQPYESLWELIKRERVEGCRRAILVQPQNLSWQWQDNDTVKISFWLPAGSFATSVVREIINQDQNNVTNIVE, from the coding sequence ATGGTATTGGCTGAATTAAATTGGCTGTATGGGCAACCAGAAGCGACGGGGATATTAAAGGCTTCGCCGGAAGATTTTATTGTCTGTGAAGATTTGGGATTTTCTCCAGATGGAGAAGGTGAGCACTTAATGGTGCATATTCGTAAAACGGGTTGTAATACCCAATTTGTTGCAGATAGCCTTGCTCGTTTCGCTGGTATACCGTCTAGATCGGTCAGTTATGCTGGCTTAAAAGACCGTCATGCCGTGACAGAACAGTGGTTTTGTTTGCACTTACCGGGCAAACAGGAACCTGATTTTGCCTCGTTTCAGCTTGAGGGATGTGAAATTCTGACGACAGCCCGTCAGAAACGTAAACTACGCATTGGCGCATTGAAAGGAAACTCATTTACGCTGATTTTGCGGGAAATCAGTCATCACCAATTGGTTGAAAACAGATTACGGCTGATTCAGCAAGGTGGCGTGCCTAACTATTTTGGTGAACAGCGTTTTGGTCGGGATGGGCAGAATCTGATTCAAGCGCAGCGTTGGGCGAATAATGAAATCCGAGTAAAAGAGAGAAGTAAACGCAGTTTTTATCTGTCAGCGAGTCGTAGTGCTATGTTTAATGCGGTAGCCAGTGCGCGGATTGCTCTGAAACAGCAACAACAGGTAATAAAGGGTGACGCCCTACAATTAACAGGGCGTGGTAGTTGGTTTGTTGCTGACGAAACTGAATTGCCTTTATTGCAACAGCGGGTGATCGATGGAGAATTACAAATAACTGCACCGCTGCCTGGTGACGGTGAATTGGGAACACAGCACCAAGCTGCGGATTTTGAACGACAATATTTGCAGCCTTATGAATCGTTGTGGGAACTTATCAAGCGTGAAAGGGTGGAGGGTTGCCGTAGGGCGATTCTGGTGCAGCCTCAGAATCTGAGTTGGCAATGGCAAGATAATGACACGGTGAAAATCAGTTTCTGGTTACCCGCTGGCAGTTTTGCTACCAGTGTGGTCAGGGAAATTATCAATCAGGATCAAAATAATGTTACGAATATTGTTGAGTAA
- the ftsB gene encoding cell division protein FtsB, whose product MGKLTLLLLVLLGWLQYSLWLGKNGIHDYVRVKNDVAMQERNNSKLKARNDQLSAEIDDLTGGQEAIEERSRSELGMIKPGETFYRLIIDKSKENTSRPSTPNNTQ is encoded by the coding sequence ATGGGTAAACTGACGCTACTATTACTGGTTTTACTTGGATGGCTACAGTACTCACTGTGGCTGGGTAAAAACGGCATTCATGATTATGTGCGAGTTAAGAATGATGTTGCGATGCAAGAGCGTAATAACAGCAAACTTAAAGCGCGTAACGATCAGTTATCGGCGGAAATTGATGATCTTACGGGTGGACAGGAAGCCATCGAAGAGCGATCCCGTAGTGAATTGGGTATGATCAAACCGGGTGAAACTTTCTATCGTTTAATCATTGATAAATCTAAAGAAAACACTTCGCGTCCCTCGACTCCAAATAATACTCAATAA
- the ispF gene encoding 2-C-methyl-D-erythritol 2,4-cyclodiphosphate synthase: protein MRIGHGFDVHKFGGEGPIIIGGVRIPYEQGLLAHSDGDVALHAATDALLGAAALGDIGKLFPDTDPAFKGVDSRKLLREAYSRIREKGYRIGNLDITIIAQAPKMLPHIPQMRVNLAEDLQCHIDDINVKATTTEKLGFVGRKEGIACEAVALLVKE, encoded by the coding sequence ATGAGGATCGGACACGGTTTCGATGTACATAAATTTGGTGGTGAAGGGCCGATTATTATCGGCGGTGTTCGTATTCCTTATGAACAAGGGTTGTTGGCGCATTCCGATGGTGATGTTGCTCTCCATGCGGCAACGGACGCTTTGTTAGGTGCTGCGGCATTGGGCGATATCGGGAAATTATTCCCAGACACTGATCCGGCGTTTAAAGGGGTGGATAGCCGTAAATTATTGCGCGAAGCCTACTCACGTATCAGAGAAAAGGGCTATCGGATTGGCAATCTGGATATTACGATTATCGCTCAAGCACCTAAAATGTTGCCGCATATCCCACAAATGAGAGTCAATCTGGCAGAAGATCTGCAATGTCACATTGATGATATCAATGTTAAAGCCACAACTACCGAGAAATTGGGATTTGTTGGGCGTAAAGAAGGTATTGCTTGCGAAGCGGTTGCTTTGCTGGTTAAGGAATAA
- the ispD gene encoding 2-C-methyl-D-erythritol 4-phosphate cytidylyltransferase has product MNNLLLRSSADIIALVPAAGIGSRMNSDCPKQYLSIAGKTIIEHTLSALLDHPRIRHVVIVLNPTDTQFQSLEVVSDSRITTVTGGEQRADSVLAGLNHLAHVTGNDNCWVLVHDAARPCLHHDDLDRLLQLAEADEQGNMACGGILASPVRDTMKRGRVGQIIDHTVERQDLWHALTPQFFPLMLLRDCLSKALSQHANITDEASALEYCGYQPVLVNGRSDNIKVTCPEDLALAEFYLSRK; this is encoded by the coding sequence ATGAACAATCTATTACTTCGTTCCAGTGCTGATATTATTGCTTTGGTACCAGCAGCGGGTATTGGTAGCCGAATGAATTCGGATTGCCCAAAGCAATACTTGTCTATTGCTGGAAAGACTATTATTGAGCACACCTTGTCTGCATTACTTGATCATCCTCGTATTCGGCATGTTGTGATTGTTTTAAATCCCACGGACACACAGTTTCAATCTCTTGAGGTTGTATCAGATTCGCGTATTACTACGGTAACCGGTGGTGAACAGCGAGCAGATTCTGTGCTGGCTGGTTTAAATCATCTGGCTCATGTGACTGGCAATGATAATTGTTGGGTTTTAGTGCATGATGCTGCCCGCCCTTGTTTACACCATGACGATCTTGACCGTTTGTTACAATTAGCAGAAGCCGATGAACAGGGAAATATGGCATGCGGTGGTATTCTGGCATCGCCGGTCCGCGATACGATGAAACGCGGACGGGTTGGTCAGATTATTGACCATACAGTAGAACGGCAAGATCTCTGGCACGCACTGACACCGCAGTTTTTCCCATTGATGTTACTAAGGGATTGTTTATCAAAAGCACTTTCTCAACACGCTAATATTACAGATGAAGCTTCCGCACTGGAATATTGTGGTTATCAACCGGTGTTGGTTAACGGGCGTTCGGATAATATAAAAGTCACGTGCCCTGAGGATTTGGCATTGGCAGAATTTTATCTGTCTAGAAAATAA